From a single Natronorubrum tibetense GA33 genomic region:
- a CDS encoding DUF7520 family protein encodes MTDDRELDGRRVVGFVATLIAVTAAFGALLGYVLPAWTGLEEIAILEMAVPVSPVTFGLYGGVTIGVFLVTLLVVVQVITRFDENAM; translated from the coding sequence GTGACTGACGATCGAGAACTCGACGGCCGGCGCGTCGTCGGTTTCGTCGCCACACTGATCGCCGTGACTGCCGCCTTCGGCGCACTGCTGGGCTACGTGCTCCCCGCGTGGACCGGACTCGAGGAGATCGCCATCCTCGAGATGGCCGTTCCTGTCTCGCCGGTGACGTTCGGACTCTACGGCGGGGTGACGATCGGTGTCTTCCTGGTGACGCTGCTGGTAGTCGTACAGGTGATCACGCGGTTCGACGAGAATGCGATGTAA
- a CDS encoding polyprenyl synthetase family protein, with amino-acid sequence MRETLADWRPAIDEAIADLVPREIDADYLESFFGAPTYEYDPTAIQRALSTPLWELLDRGGKRWRAVLFLVFVEGFGEDPAEYIHYACIPEILHNGTIIVDDVEDGATIRRGERALHHLYGQDIALNAGNALYFLPLKVLTENPADLPADRRLAAYEMLTSELNRTHLGQGMDICWHNERDVRITPEQYLEMCACKTGCLARIVARLAAIVTDQPGEVEEAVAAYAELTAVAFQIGDDILDVEHSLGRAGDFGKEFGNDIREGKQTLLVIHAIQESDPEHAKRLQDILSADENTDEEITEALEIIEDAGSLEYAREHALDLAAQARAAIDGLEFDDETTRKLFEFTEFVVDRED; translated from the coding sequence TTGCGGGAGACGCTTGCCGACTGGCGGCCGGCTATCGACGAGGCTATCGCCGACCTGGTCCCACGGGAAATCGACGCCGACTACCTCGAGTCGTTCTTCGGCGCCCCCACCTACGAGTACGATCCGACCGCCATCCAGCGGGCCCTCTCGACGCCACTGTGGGAGTTGCTCGATCGGGGCGGAAAACGCTGGCGCGCGGTGCTGTTTCTCGTCTTCGTCGAGGGCTTCGGCGAGGATCCAGCGGAGTATATCCACTACGCCTGCATCCCGGAGATTCTGCACAACGGGACGATCATCGTCGACGATGTCGAGGACGGGGCCACGATCCGGCGGGGCGAACGCGCATTGCACCACCTCTACGGGCAGGACATCGCGCTCAACGCCGGCAATGCGTTGTACTTCCTGCCGCTAAAGGTGTTGACCGAAAACCCCGCCGACCTCCCGGCGGATCGTCGGCTCGCGGCCTACGAGATGCTAACGAGCGAACTCAACCGGACCCACCTCGGCCAGGGGATGGACATCTGCTGGCACAACGAACGCGACGTTCGGATCACGCCCGAACAGTACCTCGAGATGTGTGCGTGCAAGACCGGCTGTCTCGCCCGGATCGTCGCCCGACTCGCGGCGATCGTCACCGACCAACCCGGTGAGGTCGAAGAAGCCGTCGCGGCGTACGCCGAACTGACGGCCGTCGCCTTCCAGATCGGCGACGACATACTGGACGTCGAACACTCGCTGGGCCGAGCCGGCGACTTCGGCAAGGAGTTCGGCAACGACATCCGAGAGGGCAAACAGACGTTGCTGGTCATCCACGCGATTCAGGAGAGCGATCCCGAACACGCCAAACGGCTCCAGGACATTCTCAGCGCCGACGAGAACACCGACGAGGAGATCACCGAAGCCCTCGAGATCATCGAAGACGCCGGCAGCCTCGAGTACGCTCGCGAACACGCCCTCGATCTCGCAGCGCAGGCTCGGGCAGCGATCGACGGCCTCGAGTTCGACGACGAGACGACCCGAAAGCTCTTCGAGTTCACCGAGTTCGTCGTCGATCGCGAGGACTGA
- a CDS encoding M28 family peptidase — MSNWIGDVFTSDVGWDHLESLVDIGNRMAGSDGEREAAELTRDALVEAGARNVRLDTFDIQGWTRGESSITARETTQECIALPRSPADRVTAPLVDLGYGLPSDFEERDLEGSVVMVRSDIPDHYDRYLHRREKYYHAVEHGAVGFVYRNHVTGCLPPTGSVGTDDEPIGEIPAVGVSSEVGARLARRFDGDEIELVVEADVHEAESQNVHAELGPDTDERVLVTSHVDAHDIAEGALDNGAGTAMVVELANALAKRADDLETRVEFVAYGAEEVGLVGSTHHAETTDHETITAIVNSDGVVRDRTLSLTTHGFDDLEAAATEIGERYGHPIETVPKMGPHSDHWPFVRWGVPGYHVKSTSNEVGRGWGHTFADTFEKLEQRTLREQAILLTDLVVHLARKDVTVEHRAPEEIAAALEAQGLAEGIRITGDWPYDE; from the coding sequence ATGAGTAACTGGATCGGCGACGTCTTCACGAGCGACGTCGGCTGGGACCACCTCGAGAGTCTGGTCGATATCGGCAACCGAATGGCCGGCAGCGACGGCGAGCGCGAGGCCGCCGAACTGACGCGCGACGCACTGGTCGAGGCCGGGGCGCGGAACGTCCGCCTCGACACCTTCGACATTCAGGGCTGGACCCGCGGCGAGAGTTCGATCACGGCCCGTGAGACGACCCAGGAGTGTATCGCGCTACCGCGCAGTCCGGCCGACCGCGTCACCGCGCCGCTGGTCGACCTTGGCTACGGTCTCCCGAGCGATTTCGAGGAGCGCGACCTCGAGGGGAGCGTCGTCATGGTCCGCAGCGACATTCCGGACCACTACGATCGGTACCTCCACCGGCGGGAGAAGTACTATCACGCCGTCGAGCACGGTGCCGTCGGCTTCGTCTACCGCAACCACGTCACGGGCTGTCTACCGCCGACTGGAAGCGTCGGGACCGACGACGAGCCGATCGGTGAGATTCCGGCCGTCGGCGTCTCGAGCGAGGTCGGCGCGCGACTCGCTCGACGGTTCGACGGCGACGAGATCGAACTCGTGGTCGAGGCCGACGTTCACGAGGCTGAAAGTCAGAACGTCCACGCCGAACTCGGGCCTGACACCGACGAGCGCGTGCTCGTGACGAGCCACGTCGACGCCCACGATATCGCGGAGGGTGCCCTCGACAACGGCGCCGGAACCGCGATGGTCGTCGAACTCGCGAACGCGCTCGCGAAGCGGGCGGACGACCTCGAGACTCGCGTCGAGTTCGTTGCCTACGGCGCGGAAGAGGTCGGCCTGGTCGGCTCCACCCACCACGCCGAGACGACCGACCACGAAACGATTACGGCGATCGTCAACAGCGACGGCGTGGTCCGCGATCGAACGCTCTCCCTGACGACCCACGGTTTCGACGACCTCGAGGCTGCGGCGACCGAGATCGGCGAGCGCTACGGCCACCCGATCGAGACGGTGCCGAAGATGGGACCCCACAGCGACCACTGGCCGTTCGTCCGGTGGGGCGTCCCCGGCTACCACGTGAAGTCGACCTCCAACGAGGTCGGCCGCGGCTGGGGCCACACCTTTGCCGACACGTTCGAGAAACTCGAGCAGCGGACACTCCGGGAACAAGCGATTCTCCTGACCGATCTCGTCGTCCACCTCGCACGCAAAGATGTTACCGTCGAGCACCGGGCACCCGAGGAGATCGCGGCGGCCCTCGAGGCCCAGGGGCTCGCTGAGGGGATCAGAATTACGGGCGACTGGCCGTACGACGAGTAG
- a CDS encoding NAD(+)/NADH kinase — translation MDAAWSRAEQPIVGFVDSRTAAPSDVESAASDRGATTVRGDLETVLTADPSLLVTASETDLSAVARAQPGVPVLPIGDVAGIETVSAERGAEALEAVLEGDATVRRHSVLGIEVEDHSIADDHDVADGRGSTDDTGSQLTRERALFDATLVTDEPAWISEYGVESRGESLSTFRADGVVVATPAGSYGYSSALEAPHLASSIDAVAVSPIAPFATRTQRWVLPDDEITLTVERDESDVTLVVDDRSIRTIGVGSRVRLGVDGALSTFVIPNDVVSTNGE, via the coding sequence ATGGACGCCGCGTGGTCGAGAGCCGAGCAGCCGATCGTCGGTTTCGTCGACTCGAGGACAGCGGCGCCGTCGGATGTCGAATCGGCTGCGAGCGACCGCGGCGCGACGACCGTCCGCGGCGACCTCGAGACCGTCCTTACCGCCGATCCGTCCCTGCTGGTGACCGCGAGCGAAACCGATCTCTCGGCCGTCGCTCGCGCCCAACCCGGAGTTCCCGTCCTACCGATCGGAGACGTAGCCGGGATCGAGACCGTCTCGGCGGAGAGGGGGGCAGAGGCGCTCGAGGCCGTCCTCGAGGGCGATGCCACCGTCCGTCGTCACTCGGTACTGGGAATCGAGGTCGAAGACCATAGTATCGCGGACGATCACGATGTTGCGGATGGTCGCGGGAGCACAGACGACACCGGGAGTCAACTCACCCGCGAGCGCGCACTGTTCGACGCGACGCTCGTTACCGACGAGCCGGCCTGGATCTCCGAGTACGGCGTCGAGAGCCGCGGCGAGTCGCTCTCGACGTTTCGTGCCGACGGCGTGGTCGTCGCGACGCCGGCGGGTAGTTACGGCTACAGCAGCGCGCTCGAAGCTCCCCACCTCGCGTCGAGTATCGATGCGGTCGCCGTCTCGCCGATCGCCCCCTTTGCGACGCGGACGCAGCGGTGGGTACTCCCCGACGACGAGATTACGCTGACGGTCGAACGGGACGAGAGCGACGTGACGCTCGTCGTGGACGACCGATCCATCCGGACGATCGGCGTCGGCTCGCGGGTTCGCCTCGGCGTCGACGGCGCGCTCTCGACGTTTGTCATCCCGAACGATGTGGTGAGTACGAACGGCGAGTAG
- a CDS encoding BsuPI-related putative proteinase inhibitor has product MSLEGRLDADISGASGESALVTFAFTVINRGSEPVDLQFSDACKVEFVVEEDGREVWRFSEGRMFAQMLSTDRLEPGATETYEAEWTAPQPGGYIVRAELQAQERACAARTDFAVPE; this is encoded by the coding sequence ATGTCACTCGAGGGACGACTCGATGCGGACATCTCGGGAGCGAGCGGTGAATCAGCGCTAGTCACGTTCGCGTTTACCGTTATCAACAGGGGGTCGGAGCCCGTCGACCTGCAGTTCTCGGACGCCTGCAAGGTGGAGTTCGTCGTGGAAGAGGACGGCCGCGAGGTCTGGCGGTTCAGCGAAGGCCGGATGTTCGCACAGATGCTCAGCACGGATCGACTCGAGCCGGGAGCGACGGAGACCTACGAGGCCGAGTGGACGGCTCCCCAGCCGGGCGGCTACATCGTTCGCGCCGAGTTGCAGGCCCAGGAACGAGCGTGTGCGGCGCGGACCGACTTCGCTGTACCGGAGTGA